Proteins encoded together in one Lathyrus oleraceus cultivar Zhongwan6 chromosome 5, CAAS_Psat_ZW6_1.0, whole genome shotgun sequence window:
- the LOC127081398 gene encoding uncharacterized protein LOC127081398, translated as MALFEVLYGGRCMTPMRWYESGESEVIGPEIMQQTSKKIKIIQEKMKASQSFHKSYHDKKRKELEFQEGDHVFLRVTPVTGVGRALKSRMLMPCFAGPYQILHRIREVAYRISFPLLLVNLNDVFHVSQLQRYISDQSHVIQVDDVHVRENLIIETSPLRIEDREVKKLHGNEIALVKVV; from the coding sequence ATGGCCCTGTTTGAGGTGTTGTATGGTGGGAGGTGTATGACACCTATGCGTTGGTATGAATCTGGAGAGAGTGAGGTGATTGGACCTGAGATTATGCAACAAACTTCTAAGAAGATCAAGATTATCCAAGAAAAGATGAAAGCTTCCCAGAGTTTCCATAAGAGTTACCATGATAAAAAGAGGAAAGaacttgagttccaagagggggatcatgtgtttttgagagttaCTCCAGTAACAGGTGTTGGTCGAGCTTTAAAGTCTCGAATGCTCATGCCATGTTTTGCTGGTCCATACCAGATCTTACATAGGATAAGAGAGGTGGCATATCGGATTTCCTTCCCATTACTGCTTGTAAATCTTaatgatgtgtttcatgtgtctcagttaCAGAGATACATTTCAGATCAGTCTCATGTAATCCAAGTGGATGATGTGCATGTAAGAGAGAACCTGATTATTGAGACATCACCCTTGCGGATAGAGGATCGGGAAGTGAAGAAGTTGCATGGTAAtgagattgccttggtgaaggtagtgTGA